One region of Takifugu flavidus isolate HTHZ2018 chromosome 14, ASM371156v2, whole genome shotgun sequence genomic DNA includes:
- the aspa gene encoding aspartoacylase isoform X2: MSSLNGSVCFDEARRVAIFGGTHGNEMSGVTLVNLWVKNGAEIQRKGLEAKPFITNPRAVKKCTRYVDTDLNRAFSPENLSAPWGDDLPYEVQRAQEINRLFGPKGSPEAYDVIFDLHNTTSNMGCTLILENSKDHFNLQMMNYIKKAIAPASCLVLLNEHPLLKYSTSRSVAKHPVGVEFPACTVEVFRVLERVDYPRDTNGNIIAMVHPNLQDCDWEPLNPGDPMFQTFEGKPIYYQGPGTVYPTFINEAAYYEKQQAFVTTRREALVASTIRKA, from the exons ATGTCTTCCCTCAACGGCAGCGTGTGTTTTGACGAAGCCCGACGGGTGGCGATTTTCGGCGGAACGCACGGGAACGAGATGTCAGGCGTAACGCTCGTGAACCTGTGGGTCAAGAATGGTGCCGAGATCCAGAGGAAAGGGCTCGAAGCTAAGCCCTTCATCACCAACCCGAGGGCGGTGAAGAAGTGCACCAGATACGTGGACACGGACCTGAACCGAGCCTTCAGCCCGGAGAACCTCAG TGCCCCCTGGGGAGATGACTTACCCTATGAGGTCCAGAGAGCGCAGGAGATCAACAGGCTATTTGGACCCAAAGGAAGTCCGGAGGCCTATGATGTCATCTTTGACCTCCACAACACCACGTCCAACATGGGATGCACTCTGATTCTGGAGAACTCCAAAGACCATTTTAACCTGCAGATGATGAACTACATCAAG AAAGCCATTGCTCCAGCCAGCTGTCTTGTTCTGCTGAACGAACATCCTCTTTTGAAATATTCCACTTCCCGCTCTGTTGCCAAGCACCCTGTTG GTGTAGAATTCCCAGCCTGCACCGTGGAAGTTTTTCGTGTTTTAGAGAGGGTCGACTATCCCAGAGACACCAACGGAAACATCATTGCCATGGTGCATCCTAACTTGCAG GACTGTGACTGGGAACCGCTGAACCCTGGTGACCCTATGTTCCAAACTTTTGAGGGAAAACCCATCTACTACCAAGGCCCAGGCACTGTCTACCCCACTTTTATTAATGAGGCGGCCTATTATGAAAAACAACAGGCATTTGTAACCACCCGGCGAGAAGCCCTGGTAGCCAGCACCATCAGAAAAGCATGA
- the aspa gene encoding aspartoacylase isoform X1, with translation MSSLNGSVCFDEARRVAIFGGTHGNEMSGVTLVNLWVKNGAEIQRKGLEAKPFITNPRAVKKCTRYVDTDLNRAFSPENLSAPWGDDLPYEVQRAQEINRLFGPKGSPEAYDVIFDLHNTTSNMGCTLILENSKDHFNLQMMNYIKKAIAPASCLVLLNEHPLLKYSTSRSVAKHPVGLEVGPQPQGVLRSNIFESMRIILKHALDFIELFNEGVEFPACTVEVFRVLERVDYPRDTNGNIIAMVHPNLQDCDWEPLNPGDPMFQTFEGKPIYYQGPGTVYPTFINEAAYYEKQQAFVTTRREALVASTIRKA, from the exons ATGTCTTCCCTCAACGGCAGCGTGTGTTTTGACGAAGCCCGACGGGTGGCGATTTTCGGCGGAACGCACGGGAACGAGATGTCAGGCGTAACGCTCGTGAACCTGTGGGTCAAGAATGGTGCCGAGATCCAGAGGAAAGGGCTCGAAGCTAAGCCCTTCATCACCAACCCGAGGGCGGTGAAGAAGTGCACCAGATACGTGGACACGGACCTGAACCGAGCCTTCAGCCCGGAGAACCTCAG TGCCCCCTGGGGAGATGACTTACCCTATGAGGTCCAGAGAGCGCAGGAGATCAACAGGCTATTTGGACCCAAAGGAAGTCCGGAGGCCTATGATGTCATCTTTGACCTCCACAACACCACGTCCAACATGGGATGCACTCTGATTCTGGAGAACTCCAAAGACCATTTTAACCTGCAGATGATGAACTACATCAAG AAAGCCATTGCTCCAGCCAGCTGTCTTGTTCTGCTGAACGAACATCCTCTTTTGAAATATTCCACTTCCCGCTCTGTTGCCAAGCACCCTGTTG GTTTAGAAGTGGGTCCTCAGCCTCAGGGGGTTTTAAGGAGCAATATCTTTGAGTCTATGAGGATAATACTAAAACACGCACTTGACTTCATCGAACTCTTTAATGAAG GTGTAGAATTCCCAGCCTGCACCGTGGAAGTTTTTCGTGTTTTAGAGAGGGTCGACTATCCCAGAGACACCAACGGAAACATCATTGCCATGGTGCATCCTAACTTGCAG GACTGTGACTGGGAACCGCTGAACCCTGGTGACCCTATGTTCCAAACTTTTGAGGGAAAACCCATCTACTACCAAGGCCCAGGCACTGTCTACCCCACTTTTATTAATGAGGCGGCCTATTATGAAAAACAACAGGCATTTGTAACCACCCGGCGAGAAGCCCTGGTAGCCAGCACCATCAGAAAAGCATGA
- the aspa gene encoding aspartoacylase isoform X3, giving the protein MIGNACSLRPTPTSLDQSESSSLSPGLGLIRTTRKTAPWGDDLPYEVQRAQEINRLFGPKGSPEAYDVIFDLHNTTSNMGCTLILENSKDHFNLQMMNYIKKAIAPASCLVLLNEHPLLKYSTSRSVAKHPVGLEVGPQPQGVLRSNIFESMRIILKHALDFIELFNEGVEFPACTVEVFRVLERVDYPRDTNGNIIAMVHPNLQDCDWEPLNPGDPMFQTFEGKPIYYQGPGTVYPTFINEAAYYEKQQAFVTTRREALVASTIRKA; this is encoded by the exons ATGATAGGGAACGCGTGCTCACTCCGCCCCACGCCCACATCTCtcgaccaatcagagagcagcagcttgTCTCCAGGACTTGGTCTGATCCGGACAACAAGAAAAAC TGCCCCCTGGGGAGATGACTTACCCTATGAGGTCCAGAGAGCGCAGGAGATCAACAGGCTATTTGGACCCAAAGGAAGTCCGGAGGCCTATGATGTCATCTTTGACCTCCACAACACCACGTCCAACATGGGATGCACTCTGATTCTGGAGAACTCCAAAGACCATTTTAACCTGCAGATGATGAACTACATCAAG AAAGCCATTGCTCCAGCCAGCTGTCTTGTTCTGCTGAACGAACATCCTCTTTTGAAATATTCCACTTCCCGCTCTGTTGCCAAGCACCCTGTTG GTTTAGAAGTGGGTCCTCAGCCTCAGGGGGTTTTAAGGAGCAATATCTTTGAGTCTATGAGGATAATACTAAAACACGCACTTGACTTCATCGAACTCTTTAATGAAG GTGTAGAATTCCCAGCCTGCACCGTGGAAGTTTTTCGTGTTTTAGAGAGGGTCGACTATCCCAGAGACACCAACGGAAACATCATTGCCATGGTGCATCCTAACTTGCAG GACTGTGACTGGGAACCGCTGAACCCTGGTGACCCTATGTTCCAAACTTTTGAGGGAAAACCCATCTACTACCAAGGCCCAGGCACTGTCTACCCCACTTTTATTAATGAGGCGGCCTATTATGAAAAACAACAGGCATTTGTAACCACCCGGCGAGAAGCCCTGGTAGCCAGCACCATCAGAAAAGCATGA